A region of Staphylococcus sp. IVB6181 DNA encodes the following proteins:
- a CDS encoding CvpA family protein, giving the protein MLLNVLIFITFFMIAAMGFRRGFWWSLVHFLCTAASFITAATLYAPVAKRLELFLPFPKTQAAQTHYFIEYHNIHLRFESIVAFILIFLMSKFILYLIVTAFDKITYIQPLSIMNRSFGGIISFLSSVMIVLLVLYLCSLYPSVLIQQQFAQSVIAQLILFQTPYLSSFVMTL; this is encoded by the coding sequence ATGCTATTAAATGTGCTGATATTTATTACTTTTTTCATGATTGCCGCAATGGGTTTCCGCAGAGGATTCTGGTGGAGTCTGGTTCATTTTTTATGTACAGCAGCTTCGTTTATCACAGCTGCAACATTGTATGCGCCAGTCGCAAAACGTTTAGAATTGTTTCTGCCGTTTCCTAAGACACAAGCTGCACAGACACATTATTTTATAGAATATCATAATATTCATTTGCGCTTTGAGAGTATTGTTGCGTTTATTTTGATATTCTTGATGAGCAAGTTTATTTTATATCTCATCGTCACCGCATTTGATAAAATAACGTATATACAACCCTTATCAATCATGAATCGAAGTTTTGGGGGCATTATCAGCTTTTTGAGTTCGGTGATGATTGTTCTGCTCGTATTATACTTATGCAGTTTATACCCAAGTGTTTTGATTCAGCAGCAATTTGCACAATCTGTAATTGCACAATTGATACTCTTTCAAACCCCATATCTGTCGTCTTTTGTGATGACATTATAA
- the polX gene encoding DNA polymerase/3'-5' exonuclease PolX: MTKKDVVRLLEKIATYMELKGENAFKVSAYRKAAQSLETDERTLDEIEDVTELKNIGKGVGEVINEYISTSESQTLQALEEEVPAGLVPLLKIQGLGSKKIHKLYKELGITNKEELARACENKEVSALSGFGKKTEENILAGVQALSARKERYPINLLIKLNDEIEAYLSTIDALEQYHVAGSFRRVKEMSKDLDYIMSTTEPEKVQQALLNVPHKVKDVAVGLTKVSVEVEFEDEIIEIDFRIIEPKAYYHTLQHFTGSKDHNIRIRQLAKERGEKVSEYGIEQPDGSLLQLDSEAAIYEHFNSPYIAPPMRVDGSEFDRDLSQIVTLDDIKGDVHMHTTMSDGAFSLREMVEANIKKGYEYMVITDHSRSLRVAHGLEIDRLLRQNEDIKAINEEYDEIDIYSGTEMDILADGTMDYPDDVLAQLDYVIASIHQSFNQTEEEIMYRLEQACRNPYVRHIAHPTGRIIGRRDGYKVNMDRLFELAKETDTILEINANPLRLDLSAEVLRHQKDIMVTINTDAHHIDNLELMQYGVATAQKAFIDKSRVLNTMTRDEFKHFVENNKKLKK; this comes from the coding sequence ATAACAAAGAAGGATGTCGTGCGCTTATTAGAGAAAATCGCAACGTACATGGAGTTAAAAGGCGAAAATGCCTTTAAAGTATCAGCTTACCGCAAAGCTGCACAAAGTTTAGAGACAGATGAAAGAACATTAGATGAAATCGAAGATGTGACAGAGCTGAAAAACATCGGCAAAGGTGTCGGCGAGGTCATCAATGAATATATCAGTACGAGCGAATCACAAACACTGCAAGCATTAGAAGAAGAAGTGCCTGCAGGATTAGTGCCGCTGCTTAAAATACAAGGTCTCGGCAGCAAGAAAATCCATAAGCTGTATAAGGAACTGGGTATTACCAACAAAGAGGAATTAGCACGTGCATGTGAAAATAAAGAAGTCAGTGCTTTAAGCGGATTCGGCAAGAAGACTGAAGAGAATATTCTAGCAGGTGTACAAGCGTTGAGTGCCAGAAAAGAACGCTATCCAATCAACTTGCTGATAAAACTGAATGATGAAATAGAGGCATATTTATCGACAATTGATGCATTGGAGCAGTATCATGTGGCAGGCAGTTTCCGTCGTGTGAAAGAAATGAGCAAAGACTTGGATTATATTATGAGTACAACAGAACCTGAGAAAGTTCAGCAAGCCTTATTGAACGTACCGCATAAAGTCAAAGATGTAGCTGTCGGATTGACTAAAGTCTCTGTTGAAGTGGAGTTTGAAGATGAAATCATAGAAATTGATTTTAGAATTATAGAACCAAAAGCATACTATCATACGCTGCAGCACTTTACAGGTTCAAAAGATCATAATATCCGTATCCGCCAACTTGCGAAAGAACGCGGTGAGAAAGTCAGCGAATACGGCATTGAACAACCAGACGGTTCATTGCTGCAGCTGGATAGCGAAGCAGCGATTTACGAACATTTCAACAGTCCTTATATTGCACCGCCGATGCGTGTCGATGGCAGTGAATTCGATAGAGATTTATCTCAAATAGTCACACTGGATGACATCAAAGGCGATGTGCATATGCATACAACGATGAGTGATGGTGCATTCAGTTTAAGGGAAATGGTAGAAGCGAACATCAAAAAAGGGTATGAATATATGGTGATTACCGATCATTCCCGCAGCTTGCGTGTCGCGCACGGCTTAGAAATTGACCGTTTACTGCGTCAAAATGAAGACATTAAAGCTATCAATGAAGAATATGATGAAATCGATATCTATTCAGGAACAGAAATGGATATTTTAGCAGACGGAACAATGGATTATCCGGATGATGTATTGGCACAATTAGATTATGTTATTGCATCGATTCATCAAAGCTTTAATCAAACAGAAGAAGAGATTATGTATCGCTTAGAACAAGCGTGCCGCAATCCTTATGTACGTCATATTGCACATCCGACTGGACGTATTATCGGCAGACGCGACGGTTATAAAGTCAATATGGACCGTTTGTTCGAACTTGCGAAAGAGACAGATACAATCTTAGAAATTAATGCCAATCCATTACGTTTGGATCTAAGTGCAGAAGTGCTGCGTCATCAAAAAGATATTATGGTGACTATTAATACAGATGCACACCATATCGATAACTTAGAATTAATGCAATACGGTGTCGCAACTGCACAAAAAGCATTTATCGATAAATCACGTGTTTTAAATACGATGACGAGAGACGAATTTAAACATTTCGTGGAAAATAATAAAAAGTTAAAGAAATAG
- a CDS encoding endonuclease MutS2 encodes MRQKTLDVLDFDKIKAFVEKEAVSDLGREKCASMSPASDYKTVVHQMDETDEISQIYNKHRLPSLSGLSKVSPLIHRAKIGSILNVRELNQIKRLIQVQNQYKTFYNQLIEEEETINYPILDENMAQLPVLSDLYQEIHQKCDAYDLFDDASYELQSIRSRIHSTSQRIKQNLDRVVKSQSNQKKLSDSIITVRNDRHVIPVKAEYRQDFNGIVHDQSSSGQTLYIEPSAVVEMNNKISRLRNEEKAEVERILTALTAEVAVEADACLVSESVMGQIDFLTAKARYGSSIKGTKPEFTETRSVYLPKAFHPLLDRKTVVANTIEFVDGIQTVIITGPNTGGKTVTLKTLGMIIVMAQSGLLIPALDGSKLGVFDNVYCDIGDEQSIEQSLSTFSSHMKNIVEILKHADHNSVILFDELGAGTDPSEGAALAMSILDNVQKRGALVMATTHYPELKAYSYNRDGVMNASVEFDVNTLSPTYKLLMGVPGRSNAFEISSKLGLNGKIIQEAKSMIGQDEQEINSMIASLEKNTKRVDNQRIELEQLLREAQDLHRQLSQKYEQYQNFEQKLMDEAKTKANQRVKAATKEAEDIIKDLRQLRDEKNADVKEHELIEKRKHLDEQYEATDIKQNVKKQKWDEIKAGDEVKVLTYGQKGEVLELLDDEEAVVQMGIIKMKLPIADLEKKKKTQEKPAKTVSRSNRSPVKMELDLRGYRYEEAVSALDQYLDQAMLSNYENVYIIHGKGTGALQKAVQQHLKRHKNVAEYRVGTPNEGGFGVTVATLK; translated from the coding sequence GTGAGACAGAAGACATTAGATGTGCTTGATTTCGATAAAATCAAAGCATTTGTGGAAAAAGAGGCAGTGAGTGATTTAGGGCGAGAAAAATGTGCGTCTATGTCGCCTGCATCTGATTATAAAACGGTAGTGCATCAAATGGATGAAACCGATGAAATATCTCAAATCTATAATAAACACCGTTTACCGAGTTTGAGCGGTTTGTCTAAAGTATCGCCGCTGATTCATCGTGCAAAAATCGGAAGTATTTTAAATGTACGAGAGCTGAATCAAATCAAACGTTTGATTCAAGTTCAAAACCAATATAAGACGTTCTACAACCAATTAATCGAAGAAGAGGAAACAATCAACTATCCGATTTTAGATGAAAATATGGCACAATTGCCCGTGCTTTCTGATTTATATCAAGAAATTCATCAAAAATGCGATGCGTATGATTTATTCGATGATGCGAGTTATGAACTCCAAAGTATCAGAAGCCGTATTCATAGTACTTCTCAGCGTATTAAGCAGAATTTAGATAGAGTCGTAAAGAGTCAATCGAATCAAAAGAAACTTTCAGATTCGATTATTACGGTCAGAAACGATCGTCATGTTATCCCGGTTAAAGCTGAATATCGCCAAGATTTCAACGGGATTGTGCATGACCAGTCATCTTCAGGACAAACATTATATATCGAACCTTCTGCGGTTGTGGAAATGAATAATAAAATCAGCCGTCTGCGTAATGAAGAAAAAGCTGAAGTAGAACGTATCTTAACAGCTTTAACAGCAGAAGTTGCTGTAGAAGCGGATGCATGTTTGGTTTCAGAATCGGTAATGGGACAAATCGATTTCTTAACTGCAAAAGCGAGATACGGCAGTTCGATTAAAGGAACGAAACCTGAATTCACTGAAACACGCAGTGTGTATCTGCCTAAAGCGTTTCATCCGTTATTAGACCGCAAGACTGTTGTCGCAAATACGATTGAATTTGTGGATGGTATTCAAACGGTAATTATCACCGGACCGAATACAGGCGGTAAAACTGTAACGCTGAAAACATTAGGAATGATTATTGTGATGGCACAATCTGGTTTATTAATTCCGGCATTAGACGGCAGTAAACTAGGTGTCTTCGACAATGTTTATTGTGATATCGGTGATGAACAATCTATTGAGCAATCCTTATCAACATTCTCATCTCATATGAAGAACATCGTAGAGATTTTAAAACATGCGGATCATAACAGTGTGATTCTCTTTGATGAATTAGGTGCAGGAACTGACCCGAGCGAAGGGGCAGCACTTGCGATGAGTATTTTAGACAATGTGCAAAAACGCGGTGCGCTAGTGATGGCGACTACACACTATCCTGAACTTAAAGCTTACAGCTATAATCGAGACGGTGTTATGAATGCCAGTGTAGAATTCGATGTTAATACATTAAGTCCTACTTATAAATTACTCATGGGTGTACCAGGGCGTTCGAATGCCTTTGAGATTTCCAGCAAATTAGGTTTGAACGGCAAAATTATTCAAGAAGCGAAATCTATGATTGGTCAAGACGAGCAAGAAATCAATAGTATGATTGCGTCATTAGAAAAGAATACGAAACGTGTAGACAATCAGCGTATCGAACTTGAACAGTTATTGCGTGAAGCTCAAGATTTACATCGTCAATTGAGTCAAAAATACGAGCAGTATCAAAACTTCGAACAAAAATTAATGGATGAAGCGAAAACAAAAGCTAATCAACGTGTGAAAGCTGCGACTAAAGAAGCAGAAGATATTATTAAAGACTTGCGCCAATTAAGAGATGAAAAGAATGCGGATGTCAAAGAACACGAATTGATTGAGAAACGCAAACATCTGGATGAGCAATATGAAGCGACTGATATTAAACAAAATGTGAAAAAACAAAAATGGGACGAAATCAAAGCCGGCGATGAAGTGAAAGTATTAACGTACGGACAAAAAGGTGAAGTTCTGGAATTGCTGGATGATGAAGAAGCGGTCGTGCAAATGGGTATCATTAAAATGAAATTGCCGATTGCGGATTTAGAAAAGAAAAAGAAAACACAAGAAAAACCAGCCAAAACGGTTTCACGTTCCAACCGTTCTCCAGTCAAAATGGAATTAGATTTACGCGGTTACCGTTATGAAGAAGCAGTGTCAGCATTGGATCAGTATTTAGATCAAGCGATGCTGAGCAATTATGAAAATGTTTATATTATTCATGGTAAGGGAACAGGTGCATTGCAGAAAGCAGTGCAGCAGCATTTGAAACGCCATAAAAATGTGGCGGAATACAGAGTAGGTACACCAAACGAAGGCGGATTCGGTGTTACCGTAGCAACTTTAAAATAA
- the pheT gene encoding phenylalanine--tRNA ligase subunit beta, with translation MFVSKEWLESLVAVNEPIQPLAERITRTGIEVDDIIDYTAEIKKLVVGYVESKTQHPNADKLNICKVDIGEDEPVQIVCGAPNVDAGQYVIVATVGGRLPGGIKIKRAKLRGEVSEGMICSLQEIGVSGNVVPKAFEEGIFNFPSEVKPGTNALEALYLDDQVMEFDLTPNRADALSMVGAAYETSALYGAPLTLPETQPDTKDASASDELSVSVENGDKVPYYSARVVKNVTIAPSPMWMQARLMKASIRPLNNVVDISNYVLLEYGQPLHMFDQDQIGSDEIVVRQAQEGETMTTLDDTERKLLASDIVITNGKAPIALGGVMGGDFSEVSDQTQNVVVEGAIFDPVSIRHTSRRLNLRSESSSRFEKGIATEFVDQAVDRACYLLEHYANGEVLADRVAQGDLGEFITPIQISVDKINQTIGSEMTLEDIVKCFEQLGFKTENDNGNLTVYVPSRRKDIKIKEDLIEEVARIYGYDEIPSSLPVFEDVTSGHLTDRQAKTRIVKRAIEGAGLSEAITYSLISKARAKEFSVSDRPNIELLMPMSEAHAVLRQSLLPHLIDATAYNVARKNHDVFLYEIGRVFFGNGKGELPDEVEYLSGIMTGEYSGNQWQGKKEITDFYLAKGILDAVAEKLDIEFGYQAAQIDGLHPGRTAQVLLNDEVIGFIGELHPQLAEDNDLKQRTYVFELNYDKIMDVSVGYINYQPIPKYPGVTRDIALEVDTTVSAAELLSTIKANGGTIFKDAHVFDVYEGEHMEEGKKSVAIRIAYLDKDNTLTDEQVTAVHNQIVDALTAQGATIR, from the coding sequence TAAACATCTGTAAAGTAGATATCGGTGAAGATGAACCGGTACAAATCGTCTGCGGCGCACCGAATGTCGATGCAGGACAATATGTAATTGTAGCGACTGTAGGCGGTCGTTTGCCTGGCGGTATTAAAATCAAACGTGCCAAACTACGCGGCGAAGTTTCAGAAGGTATGATTTGTTCATTACAAGAAATCGGTGTATCAGGCAACGTTGTGCCAAAAGCGTTTGAAGAGGGTATTTTCAATTTCCCAAGCGAAGTAAAACCAGGCACAAATGCATTAGAAGCATTGTATCTAGATGATCAAGTGATGGAATTTGATTTAACACCTAACCGTGCCGATGCATTGAGTATGGTAGGTGCGGCGTATGAAACATCTGCACTTTACGGTGCACCATTAACATTGCCAGAAACACAGCCTGATACGAAAGATGCTTCTGCGTCTGATGAATTATCAGTTTCTGTTGAAAATGGAGACAAAGTCCCTTATTACAGTGCGCGTGTTGTTAAAAATGTAACGATTGCACCTTCTCCGATGTGGATGCAAGCACGTTTAATGAAAGCGAGTATCCGTCCGCTTAATAACGTCGTAGATATTTCAAACTACGTATTGCTTGAATATGGTCAACCGCTCCACATGTTCGACCAAGACCAAATCGGTTCAGATGAAATTGTTGTACGCCAAGCACAAGAAGGCGAAACAATGACAACATTAGACGATACTGAACGTAAATTACTTGCTTCAGATATCGTGATTACTAACGGCAAAGCACCGATTGCACTCGGCGGTGTTATGGGCGGCGACTTCTCTGAGGTTTCAGATCAAACACAAAATGTTGTGGTTGAAGGCGCAATCTTCGATCCAGTAAGTATCCGTCATACATCACGTCGTTTAAACTTGCGCAGTGAATCATCAAGCCGTTTTGAAAAAGGCATTGCGACAGAATTTGTAGATCAAGCTGTCGACCGTGCATGTTACTTACTAGAACACTATGCCAACGGTGAAGTATTAGCTGATCGTGTTGCACAAGGCGACTTAGGCGAATTCATTACACCAATTCAAATTTCAGTTGATAAAATCAATCAAACTATCGGTTCTGAAATGACACTTGAAGATATTGTTAAATGTTTTGAACAATTAGGCTTCAAAACTGAAAACGATAACGGCAATTTAACAGTTTATGTACCATCACGCCGTAAAGATATTAAAATCAAAGAGGATTTAATCGAAGAAGTAGCACGTATTTACGGTTATGATGAAATTCCTTCTTCATTGCCTGTCTTTGAAGATGTGACAAGCGGACATTTAACAGACAGACAAGCGAAAACACGTATTGTGAAACGTGCAATTGAAGGGGCAGGCTTAAGCGAAGCTATCACTTATTCTTTAATCTCTAAAGCGCGTGCGAAAGAATTCTCAGTCAGCGATCGTCCTAATATCGAATTACTGATGCCGATGAGTGAAGCACATGCTGTATTACGTCAAAGTTTATTGCCGCACTTGATTGATGCGACAGCTTATAACGTGGCACGTAAAAATCATGATGTCTTCTTATACGAAATCGGTCGTGTCTTCTTCGGCAACGGCAAAGGAGAATTACCGGATGAAGTAGAATACCTCAGCGGTATTATGACTGGCGAATACAGCGGCAACCAATGGCAAGGTAAAAAAGAAATCACTGATTTCTATCTTGCGAAAGGTATTTTAGATGCTGTAGCGGAAAAATTAGATATCGAATTCGGATATCAAGCGGCTCAAATCGACGGCTTGCATCCAGGTCGTACAGCACAAGTATTGCTCAACGATGAAGTAATTGGTTTCATCGGGGAACTTCACCCGCAGCTTGCAGAAGACAATGACTTGAAACAACGTACGTATGTCTTTGAATTGAACTACGACAAAATCATGGATGTTTCTGTCGGCTATATCAACTATCAACCGATTCCGAAATATCCAGGTGTGACAAGAGATATTGCATTAGAAGTCGATACAACAGTATCAGCTGCAGAATTGCTTTCAACGATCAAAGCAAACGGCGGCACTATCTTTAAAGATGCACATGTCTTTGATGTTTATGAAGGCGAACATATGGAAGAAGGTAAAAAATCAGTTGCTATCCGTATCGCTTACTTGGATAAAGACAATACTTTAACAGATGAACAAGTGACTGCAGTACACAATCAAATTGTGGACGCATTAACTGCACAAGGTGCAACAATTCGTTAA
- the rnhC gene encoding ribonuclease HIII — translation MANAVFKLTEKEIQHLLSKIQADTSNLPAGMRARTKYKGTTINIYNSKKVMFQGNQAEQFAQQLFGTSASPAPSKTKKTKSADPSKTFPFNQSNCIGSDEAGSGDYFGPLTVCAAYVSKKNAEILKTLGVDDSKKLTDAKIVELAEQLVTFIPHSLLTMNNDKYNQQQQKGWSQVKMKAVLHNQAIQNVADRIAQQGEPLDYIVIDQFAVRGVYQNYALSPMPYPDKTCFETKGESKSLAIAAASIISRYAFVKYMDQMSRDVHQTVPKGASNKVDLFAARIIDQYGIQKLDNMSKAHFKNRDKALNLYNKKH, via the coding sequence ATGGCCAACGCCGTTTTTAAACTAACAGAAAAAGAAATTCAGCATTTGCTTTCAAAAATTCAAGCTGATACTTCTAATCTACCCGCTGGCATGCGTGCCAGAACCAAATATAAAGGGACAACTATTAATATCTATAATTCTAAGAAAGTCATGTTCCAAGGCAATCAAGCAGAACAATTCGCACAGCAGCTGTTCGGCACTTCTGCTTCTCCTGCCCCATCTAAAACTAAAAAAACAAAATCAGCTGATCCATCAAAAACTTTTCCATTTAATCAATCCAATTGTATCGGCAGTGATGAAGCCGGCAGCGGCGATTACTTTGGACCGCTCACAGTGTGTGCAGCATATGTTTCGAAAAAGAACGCTGAAATTTTAAAAACCTTAGGTGTCGATGACTCTAAAAAATTAACCGATGCAAAAATCGTCGAACTTGCGGAACAACTTGTGACTTTTATACCGCACTCATTACTGACTATGAACAATGACAAATACAATCAGCAGCAGCAAAAAGGCTGGTCGCAAGTCAAAATGAAAGCTGTATTGCATAACCAAGCCATTCAAAATGTTGCGGATCGAATTGCACAGCAAGGCGAACCTTTGGATTACATAGTCATTGACCAATTCGCAGTACGCGGTGTCTATCAAAACTATGCACTCTCTCCAATGCCTTATCCTGACAAAACTTGTTTTGAAACAAAAGGCGAATCCAAATCATTAGCCATTGCTGCGGCGAGTATTATCTCCCGCTATGCATTCGTTAAATATATGGATCAAATGAGCAGAGATGTACATCAAACAGTACCTAAAGGTGCCAGCAATAAAGTAGATTTATTTGCGGCACGTATCATTGACCAATACGGCATTCAAAAATTAGACAATATGTCAAAAGCACACTTTAAGAACCGAGATAAAGCTTTAAATCTCTATAACAAAAAACATTAA
- the zapA gene encoding cell division protein ZapA, whose protein sequence is MGEFKNRINVSINNKNYTIVGEDNPEHIRYVAHLVDEKIQELGRKSAGLDTTRKAVLTAVNIMHEKVLLEEENRRLTQELNRLKNNEQ, encoded by the coding sequence TTGGGCGAATTTAAAAATAGAATCAATGTTTCAATCAATAATAAGAACTATACGATAGTCGGCGAAGATAATCCTGAGCATATTCGATATGTCGCTCATCTTGTAGATGAAAAAATTCAGGAATTAGGACGTAAAAGTGCCGGATTAGATACGACACGAAAAGCAGTACTGACTGCAGTCAATATTATGCATGAAAAGGTGTTGTTAGAAGAAGAGAATCGTCGTTTGACACAAGAGTTGAACCGTTTGAAAAACAATGAACAGTAG